Genomic window (Blastocatellia bacterium):
CTGAAGGAGTTAGGATATGACCCTTGAGCGACTGTTGAAGGAGAAGCGGGAGGAGATCCTTAAAATCGCTGCCAAGCACGGCGCCCGCAACGTGCGCGTGTTTGGATCCGTCGCCCGCGGCGAAGCGGACGAGCAAAGCGACATAGACCTCATTGTGGAGTTCGAGCCCGGCCGGAGTCTCCTCGACCACGCGGCCCTCTGGCTCGAGCTGCAGGAACTGCTCGGGTGCAAGGTGGATGTCGTGAGCGAACGTGGCATCCAGCCGCGCATTCGTGATCGGGTATTGCGCGAGGCGATTCCCCTATGAGGGATCCCAAAGAGCGCCTCAGGGACATCCTGGATGCCATCGCCCGCATCGAGCGCTATGCCGCCCGCGGCCGTCAGGCGTTCGAGCAGGACGAGCTGATCCAGGTCTGGATTATTCACCACCTTCAGGTCATTGGTGAGGCCGCGGCCAATCTCGGCCGGGATTTTCACCAGGCGCACCCAGAGGTGCCGTGGCCTCAAATCGTTGCCATGCGCAATGTGCTGGTTCACGAATACTTGGGAGTGGATCTTGAGGAAGTCTGGAGGACGGTGGAGCACGACCTGCCTGCCTTAAAGCAGGCTATTGGGAGGCTTTTAGAGACGCTGGAGGAATGAACATCACATCCGTGTGCAGCGCTCGTGAACAGCATGCCGAGGCACGACGGGTGGAGGATCCAGAAAAACCTGAAGGAGCGGGGGTATGGTGGGTGAGTGGCAAGAGTTAGCCATTGGTGATTTGGCTGATCTGCATACGGAGCAGGTCAACCCAATGGAGCATCCTGATACTCTTTTCCAGCATTTCAGTATTCCGGCCTTCGATGAGGGCCAGAAACCGGCCCTACAGCGAGGCTCTGAGATTGCAAGCCATAAGTTCTCTGTCCCGGAAGGTGCGATACTTGTTTCAAAACTTAACCCTCGCTTCCCACGGGTTTGGGAGGCTCGACTCAATAGTGGACTGCCTGCGGTGGCCTCTACAGAATTCTTGGTGCTTCGACCACGCGGACGGACGAGCTCTCGTTTTCTGAAGTATTTGTGCCTCTCACCAACGTTCTTCGCCGAGATGGAGACCAGAGCTACAGGCACATCAGGAAGTCACCAGCGGGTACGACCAGATGATCTCTTGTCAATAAAGGTTCGTGTCCCTCCCCT
Coding sequences:
- a CDS encoding nucleotidyltransferase family protein, which translates into the protein MTLERLLKEKREEILKIAAKHGARNVRVFGSVARGEADEQSDIDLIVEFEPGRSLLDHAALWLELQELLGCKVDVVSERGIQPRIRDRVLREAIPL
- a CDS encoding DUF86 domain-containing protein, encoding MRDPKERLRDILDAIARIERYAARGRQAFEQDELIQVWIIHHLQVIGEAAANLGRDFHQAHPEVPWPQIVAMRNVLVHEYLGVDLEEVWRTVEHDLPALKQAIGRLLETLEE